A genomic window from Cloacibacillus evryensis DSM 19522 includes:
- a CDS encoding bifunctional aspartate transaminase/aspartate 4-decarboxylase produces MDMPTKKQEKAYETLSPFEVKNVLIEMASKHARAASSVMLNAGRGNPNWIATEPREAFFTLGRFAITESRRVWDEGILAGLPEKEGMGSRLAGWLDVNSMMPGADCLKRSFQYGVNILGFDADEWAYELCDGILGCHYPTPDRIMPCCESAVREYIIKELEQGGAQDQDFDLFATEGATAAMVYIFRSLLNNGLLKPGDTIALGTPIFTPYIEIPNLPWYSFKTVQVYADGTELVGGEPRHSWQYSDRELEKLADRQVKVFFIVNPSNPGSVEISPETAQKIKNIVTAKNPQLMIVTDDVYSSFADDYRSLFDTIPYNTICSYSFSKYFGCTGWRLGVIGIHRKNVFDDMIAAMPAAQRIKTAKLYAELAVDPEKIKFIDRMVADSRDIALNHTAGLSVPQQVQMALFAIHSLIDKTNAYNRLTKDIIRRRCKDFWNNLKWPLPLSPHSTAYYQLLDVSLWAKEKYSEGFAEWLMKNFEPIDILFRLAENPNVVLLPGEGFDAPDWSVRVSLANLPDHAYREIGRDLVTILDEYYSQYKKA; encoded by the coding sequence ATGGATATGCCGACAAAAAAACAGGAAAAAGCCTATGAAACGCTGAGCCCGTTCGAGGTGAAAAACGTCCTCATCGAGATGGCTTCAAAACACGCCCGCGCCGCCTCCTCCGTGATGCTCAACGCGGGACGCGGCAATCCGAACTGGATCGCGACGGAGCCTCGCGAGGCCTTTTTCACGCTTGGACGCTTCGCGATAACGGAGAGCCGCCGCGTCTGGGACGAAGGCATCCTCGCGGGATTGCCGGAAAAAGAGGGGATGGGCTCGCGCCTTGCCGGCTGGCTGGATGTCAATTCAATGATGCCGGGGGCCGACTGCCTCAAGCGGTCTTTTCAATACGGCGTCAATATCCTTGGCTTCGACGCCGACGAGTGGGCCTACGAACTTTGCGACGGCATCCTCGGCTGCCACTACCCGACGCCGGACCGGATAATGCCATGCTGCGAGAGCGCCGTGCGCGAATACATCATCAAAGAACTTGAGCAAGGGGGCGCGCAGGACCAGGATTTCGACCTCTTTGCGACGGAAGGGGCGACGGCGGCGATGGTCTACATATTCCGCTCGCTGCTCAACAACGGACTGCTGAAGCCCGGCGATACCATCGCCCTCGGCACGCCGATCTTCACGCCCTATATCGAGATACCGAACTTGCCGTGGTATTCATTCAAAACGGTGCAGGTCTATGCAGACGGTACGGAGCTCGTCGGCGGCGAACCCCGCCATTCGTGGCAGTATTCGGACAGAGAGCTTGAAAAACTCGCCGACCGGCAGGTCAAGGTCTTTTTCATCGTCAACCCGAGCAACCCGGGCTCGGTGGAGATATCTCCGGAAACGGCGCAGAAGATAAAAAATATCGTCACGGCGAAAAACCCGCAGCTGATGATAGTCACGGACGACGTCTATTCCAGCTTTGCCGACGACTACCGCTCGCTCTTCGACACGATCCCCTACAACACCATCTGCTCCTACTCCTTCTCAAAATACTTTGGCTGTACGGGCTGGCGGCTTGGAGTCATCGGCATCCACCGCAAAAACGTCTTCGACGATATGATCGCGGCGATGCCCGCGGCGCAGAGGATCAAGACGGCGAAGCTCTATGCGGAGCTCGCCGTCGATCCGGAGAAGATAAAATTTATCGACCGCATGGTCGCAGACAGCCGCGACATCGCGCTGAACCACACGGCGGGGCTGTCGGTGCCGCAGCAGGTGCAGATGGCGCTATTCGCCATACACTCGCTGATCGACAAGACGAACGCCTACAACCGCCTGACGAAGGATATCATCCGCCGGCGCTGCAAGGATTTCTGGAACAACCTCAAGTGGCCGCTGCCACTCTCCCCTCACAGCACGGCATACTACCAGCTGCTCGACGTCTCGCTCTGGGCGAAGGAAAAATATAGCGAGGGCTTCGCGGAGTGGCTCATGAAGAACTTTGAACCGATCGACATCCTCTTCCGTCTCGCTGAAAATCCCAACGTGGTGCTGCTCCCTGGCGAGGGTTTCGACGCCCCGGACTGGTCCGTGCGCGTCTCGCTGGCAAACCTTCCCGACCACGCCTATCGCGAGATCGGCCGCGACCTTGTGACGATCCTGGACGAATATTATTCGCAGTATAAGAAAGCGTAA
- a CDS encoding AAA family ATPase, which translates to MEKRIITISRQFGSGGHEVGMRLAKRLGVKFYDKELVDLLAKDGKYDVDFIEANEEKCSPPMCPIMPGFAMPVFYQDLPSDLIYKGQSKLIRSLAERGPCVVVGRCADYILRNMNPVDCFIYGSLDERINRKMSMIPEGLDFTREEIKKRIIDVDKKRAKYYEFYADRRWGKMEDYDLCISTDNIGVDGAVETIMAYLEHCK; encoded by the coding sequence ATGGAGAAACGTATCATAACGATCAGCAGGCAGTTTGGCAGCGGCGGACATGAGGTCGGCATGAGGCTGGCCAAGAGGCTCGGCGTCAAATTTTACGACAAGGAGCTCGTGGATCTCCTTGCCAAGGACGGCAAATACGACGTGGACTTTATCGAGGCGAACGAAGAGAAATGTTCCCCGCCGATGTGTCCGATAATGCCTGGCTTCGCGATGCCGGTATTTTACCAGGATCTGCCCTCCGACCTCATCTACAAGGGACAGTCAAAGCTGATAAGAAGCCTCGCCGAACGCGGCCCCTGCGTGGTGGTGGGCCGCTGCGCCGACTATATCCTCCGCAACATGAACCCCGTCGACTGCTTCATCTACGGAAGCCTTGACGAGCGTATCAACAGAAAGATGTCGATGATCCCCGAGGGGCTCGATTTTACGAGAGAGGAGATAAAGAAGCGCATTATCGACGTCGACAAGAAGCGCGCAAAATATTATGAGTTTTACGCCGACCGGAGATGGGGCAAGATGGAGGACTACGACCTCTGTATCAGCACCGACAATATCGGCGTCGACGGCGCGGTGGAAACGATAATGGCCTATCTGGAACACTGTAAATAA
- a CDS encoding uracil-xanthine permease family protein, which produces MSQSTRKILFELRGIPKFTEALPLAMQHVVAMIIGCITPAIVISVVANVSPEDTMLLIQASLVTAAIATFIQLYPVAGRVGAGIPVVMGVSFAYVPVLIAIGGSMGPPAILGAQIVGGFAAIIVGIFIRRLRPLFPPLVSGTVVFTIGLSLYPVAIRYMAGGAGMPGFGSALNWGVALFTLAAVSFFSFFTKGFTKLASVLLGMAAGYILAASLGMVSFERIIESQWFQLPQVNHFKIEFHVTAVVSMVIMYIVNSIQAIGDISATTAGAMDREPSDNELAGGIMGNGLSSMLSAFIGGLPTATFSQNVGIVTITKVINKFVIALAAAIILLAGLIPKFAALLTTIPLAVLGGATLTVFAAITMTGMKLLLSAKLTPRNSAVVGISVALGVGISQVANALGGPGMPSWAQEIFGSSSVIISTLAAVALNVIMPRDKKEL; this is translated from the coding sequence ATGTCACAATCAACACGCAAGATTCTCTTTGAGCTCCGCGGCATTCCCAAATTCACCGAAGCCCTGCCGCTTGCCATGCAGCATGTCGTTGCGATGATCATCGGCTGCATAACGCCGGCCATCGTGATAAGCGTGGTGGCGAACGTTTCGCCGGAGGACACGATGCTGCTGATCCAGGCCTCGCTCGTTACGGCGGCGATCGCCACCTTTATCCAGCTCTATCCGGTCGCCGGGCGCGTCGGAGCAGGCATTCCCGTGGTGATGGGCGTCAGCTTCGCCTATGTGCCTGTCCTGATCGCCATCGGCGGTTCGATGGGGCCCCCCGCCATTCTCGGCGCGCAGATCGTCGGCGGTTTCGCGGCGATCATCGTCGGGATATTTATTCGCAGGCTGCGCCCGCTCTTTCCGCCGCTCGTCTCCGGAACGGTCGTCTTTACGATCGGGCTCTCGCTTTATCCGGTCGCCATCCGCTATATGGCGGGAGGCGCCGGTATGCCCGGTTTCGGCTCCGCGCTCAATTGGGGGGTGGCGCTCTTCACGCTCGCCGCCGTGAGCTTCTTCTCCTTCTTCACCAAAGGATTTACCAAACTTGCCTCGGTCCTGCTCGGCATGGCCGCGGGCTATATCCTGGCGGCCTCCCTCGGCATGGTCTCCTTTGAGCGGATCATTGAAAGCCAATGGTTCCAGCTTCCGCAGGTGAACCACTTTAAGATAGAATTCCACGTCACCGCCGTCGTCTCAATGGTCATCATGTATATCGTGAATTCCATTCAGGCGATCGGCGACATCTCCGCGACGACGGCGGGCGCGATGGACAGGGAACCGAGCGACAACGAGCTCGCGGGCGGCATCATGGGCAACGGCCTTTCAAGCATGCTCTCCGCCTTTATCGGAGGACTGCCGACCGCGACCTTCAGTCAGAACGTCGGCATCGTCACGATCACAAAGGTGATAAATAAGTTCGTCATCGCGCTCGCGGCGGCGATCATACTGTTGGCTGGGCTGATACCGAAATTTGCCGCGCTGCTTACGACGATCCCTCTGGCCGTGCTCGGCGGCGCGACCCTCACCGTCTTTGCGGCGATCACGATGACCGGTATGAAGCTCCTGCTATCGGCGAAGCTGACGCCGCGCAACAGCGCCGTCGTCGGCATCTCCGTAGCGCTCGGCGTCGGCATCTCGCAGGTGGCGAACGCGCTCGGCGGCCCTGGTATGCCCTCATGGGCGCAGGAGATATTCGGCTCCTCGTCGGTGATAATTTCCACGCTTGCCGCCGTCGCCCTTAATGTCATTATGCCGCGGGACAAGAAGGAGCTTTAG